Sequence from the Streptomyces sp. R33 genome:
GATGCGCGGGGACTGCTTGGACGAGCCGCCCGGGGCCTTGTCGAAGGTGAAGTTCGACAGGTACTGGGTGAAGCCGACAGCCAGGATGTTGACCGCCACACCGGAGACGATGTGGTTGACGTTGAACGTCACGGTGATGATCGCGTGCAGCAGGCCGCCGAGGGCGCCGCCGACGATGCCCATGAGGACACCGGTCCACGGACCCCACTGGTAGCCGGCCCAGGCACCGAACCAGGTGCCGAGGATCATCATGCCCTCGAGGCCGATGTTGACGACGCCCGCGCGCTCGGCCCACAGGCCGCCGAGGCCGGCGAGGCCGATCGGGACGGCGAGCTGGAGCGCGCCGGAGATCTGGCCCGCGGAGGTCAGGTCGTCGGCGCCGGAGATGACCCGGACCAGTGAGATCAGGGCGAGGCCGCCCGCGATCATCAGCAGGATCCAGGGCAGGGTGAGCTTGCGTCGGCCGCCGTCCTTCTTGGGCGCGGCGCTCGTCGCGGAAACGGTGCTGGTGCTCACGCCGCGACCTCCTTGTTGTCGGTCTTGAGGGCGTGCCCGGCGGCCAGCTCACGGCCGACCTTCTGCTGCTGGCGGCGGATGCCGTAGCGGCGGACGAGCTCGTAGCTGACGACGACCGCGATCACGATCAGGCCCTGCATGATCGTGCCGATCTCCTTGGCGTAGCCGGCGGTGTCGAGACCGGCGGCGGCCTTGTCGATGAAGGCGATCAGGAACGCGGAGAAGAAGATGCCGATCGGACTGTTGCGGCCGAGCAGCGCGATGGTGATGCCGGTGAAGCCGATGCCCAGGGGGAAGGACAGGTTGTACGTGTAGGACTCGCCGAGCAGCAGCGGCATGCCGGTCAGACCGGCGACCGCGCCCGAGATGAGCATGGAGGTCATGATCATCTTCTTGGCGTCCACGCCGGAGGCCTGCGCGGCGGACTCGCTGGCGCCGGTGGCGCGCAGGTCGAATCCGAAGCGGGTCCGGTTGAGGACGAACCAGTAGACGACGCCGAGGGCGAAGGCCACGAAGGTGAAGCCGTAGACCTCCAGGCCGTCACCGATGGTCAGGGCCGGGAACCGGCCCGACTCCGGGATGTCGCCGGTGGTCAGGTTGTTCGAGCCGGGCGGCTGGACACCGAGGTTCTTCGGCAGGATCAGCCAGGCGATCACGGCGGTGGCGATGGCGTTGAGCATGATCGTGGAGACGACCTCGCTCACGCCGCGCTTGGCCTTGAGGATGCCGGCGATGCCGGACCAGAAGGCACCGGTGGCCATGGCCACGAGCACGATCAGGAAGATGTGCAGCGGACCGGGCAGCGAGATCGAGGCACCGACCACCGCGGAGATCATCGCCGCGAGACGGTACTGGCCGTCGACGCCGATGTTGAAGAGGTTCATCCGGAAGCCGATGGCGACGGCCAGGGCAGCCAGGTAGTAGATACCGGCCTGGTTCACGATGAGGACCTGGACGTCCTCGTAGCTGGCCTGGTCGATCATGACGCGCAGCGGGTCGATCGGGTCGACGCCCGAGGCGGCCAGCACGATCATGGTCAGGAGGAAGGCGCTGACCAGAGCGAGCGCCGGTCCGGCGACCGCGAGGATCAGCCGGTCCTTGTCGAATTTCTTCATCGGGCCTCGTCCTCCGTCGTGTCACCGTCGGCAGCGTCGGAAGGGTTGTCGTTGGCTTCCAGGTGGCCGCGTGCGGCACCCGTCATGGCGGTGCCGAGTTCCTCGGGCGTGATGGTCGCCGGGTCGGCGTCCGCGACCAGGCGGCCGCGGTAGATGACGCGCAGGGTGTCCGACAGGCCGATCAGCTCGTCCAGGTCGGCCGAGATCAGGAGCACGGCGAGGCCCTCGCGACGGGCCTCCCGGATGGCGTCCCAGATCTGGGCCTGCGCACCGACGTCCACACCGCGGGTGGGGTGGGCGGCGATCAGGAACTTCGGGTTGTGGCTCATCTCGCGGCCGACGATCAGCTTCTGCTGGTTGCCGCCGGAGAGGGAGGACGCGGTCACGTCGATGCCCGGGGTGCGGACGTCGTACTCGCGCACGATCCGCTCGGTGTCCTTGCGGGCGGCCTTGGGGTCGAGGATGCCGCGCTTGGAGTTGGGCGCCTCGGTCACGTGTCCGAGGATGCGGTTCTCCCAGAGCGGGGACTCCAGCAGCAGCCCGTGGCGGTGGCGGTCCTCGGGGATGTAGCCGATGCCGCCTTCGCGACGCTTGCGCGTCGGCGTGGTGGAGATGTCGGCGCCGTCGAGGGAGATGACACCGCCGTCCGGGATGCTCATGCCCATGAGGGCCTCGATGAGCTCGGTCTGGCCGTTGCCCTCGACACCGGCGATGCCGAGGACCTCGCCCTTGTGGATGGTGAAGTCGATGCCGGCCAGCACCTCGCGCACGACGCCGTCGGGGTCGGTGGCGGCCAGGCGCAGGTCCTGGACCCGCAGCATCGGGACGTCGGTGACCGTCGACTCGCGCGTCTCCGGCGAGGGGAGCTCGCTGCCGACCATGAGCTCGGCGAGCTGCTTGGTCGTGGCGGTCTTCGGGTCGGCGGTGCCGACCGTGGTGCCGCGGCGGATGACCGTGATGTCGTCGGCGACCTTCAGCACCTCGCCCAGCTTGTGCGAGATGAAGATGACGGTCAGGCCCTCGGCCTTGAGCTCGCGCAGGTTGTCGAAGAGTGCGTCCACCTCCTGCGGCACGAGCACCGCGGTGGGCTCGTCGAGGATGAGGGTGCGGGCACCGCGGTAGAGGACCTTGAGGATCTCCACGCGCTGCCGGTCGGCGACACCGAGGTCCTCGACCAGGGCGTCGGGGCGCACACCGAGGCCGTACGCGTCCGAGATCTCCAGGATCTTCTTACGGGCCTTGGCGCCGATGCCGTACAGCTTCTCGCCGCCGAGAACCACGTTCTCCAGGACGGTGAGGTTGTCGGCGAGCATGAAGTGCTGGTGCACCATGCCGATGCCGCGGGCGATGGCCTCGCCGGGGTTGGCGAAGGTGACCTGCTCCCCGTCGATGGCGATGGTGCCCTCGTCCGGCTTCTGCATGCCGTAGAGGATCTTCATCAGGGTCGACTTGCCGGCACCGTTCTCACCGATCAGGGCGTGGACCGTGCCCTTGCGGACGGTGATGGCGATGTCCTTGTTGGCGACGACGCCTGGGAAACGCTTGGTGATGCCGTGCAGTTCTACGGCGGGGGGGCTGGACGCGTTGATGACGCACTCTCCTTGGCGCGGAAGGAGCTGGAAAGCCAAGTTGGCAGGGGGCAGGACGGGGATCGGCCGGGCGGGTGGGCGGGAGGAGGACGGTATCGCGTCCACGATGCCTCTACGCGCGTAGCACTGTCGAAAGTGAAAACTTGCGGCCAAGTGGCCACAAGGATCACGAAACACGGCTCGGGGCCCGGGAGCGGCACAGGCCGCTCCCCGGACCCCGGAGACCACTACTTCATATCAGAGACGGCCTTACGGGGCGGTCTTGACGTTGATCTTCTTGGCGATGATGTCGGCCTTCGCCTTCTCGACCGCGGCGGTGACGTCCGTCATCTTCTTGTACTCGGGGTTGGAGTCGGCCAGGCCGACGCCGTCCTTGTCGAGGCCGTAACGGATCTCACCGTTCTGCGGCTTGCCGTCCTCGACCGACTTGATCAGGTTGAAGACCGCGTCCGGGACGTCCTTGGTGACCGAGGTCAGGATGTGGTCCTTGTACTTCGCCAGACCGGCCTGGTTGTACTGGTCGGAGTCGACGCCGATGGCCCACTTGCCGGCGGTGGCGGTGGCCTCGATCGCACCCGAACCGGCAAGACCGGCGGCGGAGTAGATCACGTCGGCGCCCTTGGCCAGCTGGCCCTGCGCGGCGGCCTTGCCGAGGTCGGGCTTGGCGAAACCGGAGAAGTCCGGGGGCTGCGTCAGGTAGGTCGACAGCACCTCGGCGTTGGGGTTGGTGTCCTTGACGCCCTGCGCGAAGCCCGCCTCGAACTTCTTGATCAGCGGAACCTCGACACCGCCGATGAAGCCGACCTTGCCGGTCTTCGACGCCTTGGCGGCGGCGACGCCGGCCAGGTAGGAGCCCTGCTCCTCGTTGAAGACGAGGTTGGCGATGTTCTTGTCGGTCACCGAGGTGTCGTCGATGAGGCCGAACGTGGTGTTCGGGAACTTCGCGGCGACCTTCTTGATGGCCGGCGCGTAGGCGAAGCCGACACCGATGACCGGGTTGTTGCCCTTGCGCGCGAGCTCGGTGAGGCGCTGGACCTTGTCGGCCTCGCTCTCGCCCTCGGTGGGCTCCGCCTCGGCGCCCTTGATCTTGAGGTCCTTCTCGGCCTTCTCCAGACCCGCGAACGCGGCGTCGTTGAAGGACTGGTCACCGCGGCCGCCGATGTCGTACGCGATGGCTGCGGACTTGCTGCCCGACGACGACTCCGACGAGGACGCGGAGGAGTCGGACGACTTCTTTCCGCCACAGGCGGTGGCCGAGAGGGCCAGCGCCGCGGACGCGATGCCCACGGTGGCGATCCTGGTGATCCGGCGCAAGGGGAGGCTCCTTCAAAACCTGACCGAAGCGCCACGACCGGCGCTGGTTTCGCGGCGATCGTAACGCGCGTAGATGTCAGTTAAAGGGCCGTTCATGAGTCGTTATCGGATCGTCGCGAATCGGACAGTGACCGATCGGTAACTGCTCGGACGTCCAGCCCTTGTGTACCAAGGGCTGGACAGGTGTGCCTGCAGGCGCTCAGATGTTGTAGAAATTTTTACCCGATCGGCCTGGAACGCCGTCCGTCGAGCAGTGCCGCGGCCGTGAAGAACTCCACCCCGACCCCGATCGCGGACTCGTCGACGTCGAAGTCGCCCCGGTGCAGGTCCCTCTTGGCGCTCGCGCCCGGGGTGTGCACGCCGAGCCGGGCCATGGCTCCGGGCACGTGCTCGAGGTACCAGGAGAAGTCCTCGCCGCCGAGGCTCTGCTCGGTGTCCTCGACGGAGTCCTTGCCGAGCCGGGCCGCCATCGACTCGCGCAGCAGCTCCGTGACCACCGGGTCGTTGACGACCGGCGGCACCCCGCGCACGTAGGTGATCTCCGACTTGGCCCGGTGCATCCCGGAGATCTCGTCGATCGCGGCGTGGATCTGGTCGGGGGCCTCGTGCCAGGCGTTGATGTCCAGGCAGCGGATGGTCCCGGACAGCTCGGCGTGCATCGGGATCACGTTGCAGGCGTGCCCGGCCTCGATCCGGCCCCAGGTGATCGACATGCCCGAGCGGGCGTCCATCCGGCGGGACAGCACGGCCGGCAGGTCGACGGCGACCCGGGCGGCGGCCGTGACGAGGTCGGTGGTCAGGTGCGGGCGGGCCGTGTGCCCACCGGGGCCGGCCAGGGTGATCTCCAGCCGGTCGCAGGCGGAGGTGATGGGCCCGGTCCGCAGTCCGATCTTCCCGGCGTCGACCCTCGGGTCGCAGTGCACCGCGACGATCCGGCCCACGCCGTCCAGGACGCCGGATTCGATGGCGTCGGTGGCTCCGCCGGGCAGCACTTCCTCGGCGGGCTGGAACAGCAGCCGCACGGGGCGGGGCAGCAGACCCTGCCGGTCGAGGTCGGCGAGGACCAGGCCGGCGCCGAGGACGACCGCGGTGTGCACGTCGTGGCCGCAGGCGTGGGCCCGGTCGGGGAAGGTCGAGCGGTACGCGACGTGCGTCTTGGTGTCCGGAATGGGCAGGGCGTCGATGTCCGCGCGCAGGGCCAGCATCGGCCGGCCCCCGTCCCAGGTGCCCACGTCACAGATCAGGCCGGTTCCGGACTTCAGCACGCGGGGGCGCAGGCCGGCTTTCTCCAGCCGGGCCTTGATCGCCGCCGTGGTGCGGAACTCCTGGTGTCCTAGCTCGGGGTGCATGTGCAAGTCCCGGCGGAAGGCGATCAGTTCGGCACGCAGGTGGTCCGGAAGCTTGCCGGGCAGCTCGGGCCGGTCGGGCGTGC
This genomic interval carries:
- a CDS encoding amidohydrolase, with the translated sequence MSRESQTALPGTPDRPELPGKLPDHLRAELIAFRRDLHMHPELGHQEFRTTAAIKARLEKAGLRPRVLKSGTGLICDVGTWDGGRPMLALRADIDALPIPDTKTHVAYRSTFPDRAHACGHDVHTAVVLGAGLVLADLDRQGLLPRPVRLLFQPAEEVLPGGATDAIESGVLDGVGRIVAVHCDPRVDAGKIGLRTGPITSACDRLEITLAGPGGHTARPHLTTDLVTAAARVAVDLPAVLSRRMDARSGMSITWGRIEAGHACNVIPMHAELSGTIRCLDINAWHEAPDQIHAAIDEISGMHRAKSEITYVRGVPPVVNDPVVTELLRESMAARLGKDSVEDTEQSLGGEDFSWYLEHVPGAMARLGVHTPGASAKRDLHRGDFDVDESAIGVGVEFFTAAALLDGRRSRPIG
- a CDS encoding ABC transporter ATP-binding protein encodes the protein MAFQLLPRQGECVINASSPPAVELHGITKRFPGVVANKDIAITVRKGTVHALIGENGAGKSTLMKILYGMQKPDEGTIAIDGEQVTFANPGEAIARGIGMVHQHFMLADNLTVLENVVLGGEKLYGIGAKARKKILEISDAYGLGVRPDALVEDLGVADRQRVEILKVLYRGARTLILDEPTAVLVPQEVDALFDNLRELKAEGLTVIFISHKLGEVLKVADDITVIRRGTTVGTADPKTATTKQLAELMVGSELPSPETRESTVTDVPMLRVQDLRLAATDPDGVVREVLAGIDFTIHKGEVLGIAGVEGNGQTELIEALMGMSIPDGGVISLDGADISTTPTRKRREGGIGYIPEDRHRHGLLLESPLWENRILGHVTEAPNSKRGILDPKAARKDTERIVREYDVRTPGIDVTASSLSGGNQQKLIVGREMSHNPKFLIAAHPTRGVDVGAQAQIWDAIREARREGLAVLLISADLDELIGLSDTLRVIYRGRLVADADPATITPEELGTAMTGAARGHLEANDNPSDAADGDTTEDEAR
- a CDS encoding BMP family protein yields the protein MRRITRIATVGIASAALALSATACGGKKSSDSSASSSESSSGSKSAAIAYDIGGRGDQSFNDAAFAGLEKAEKDLKIKGAEAEPTEGESEADKVQRLTELARKGNNPVIGVGFAYAPAIKKVAAKFPNTTFGLIDDTSVTDKNIANLVFNEEQGSYLAGVAAAKASKTGKVGFIGGVEVPLIKKFEAGFAQGVKDTNPNAEVLSTYLTQPPDFSGFAKPDLGKAAAQGQLAKGADVIYSAAGLAGSGAIEATATAGKWAIGVDSDQYNQAGLAKYKDHILTSVTKDVPDAVFNLIKSVEDGKPQNGEIRYGLDKDGVGLADSNPEYKKMTDVTAAVEKAKADIIAKKINVKTAP
- a CDS encoding ABC transporter permease, translating into MKKFDKDRLILAVAGPALALVSAFLLTMIVLAASGVDPIDPLRVMIDQASYEDVQVLIVNQAGIYYLAALAVAIGFRMNLFNIGVDGQYRLAAMISAVVGASISLPGPLHIFLIVLVAMATGAFWSGIAGILKAKRGVSEVVSTIMLNAIATAVIAWLILPKNLGVQPPGSNNLTTGDIPESGRFPALTIGDGLEVYGFTFVAFALGVVYWFVLNRTRFGFDLRATGASESAAQASGVDAKKMIMTSMLISGAVAGLTGMPLLLGESYTYNLSFPLGIGFTGITIALLGRNSPIGIFFSAFLIAFIDKAAAGLDTAGYAKEIGTIMQGLIVIAVVVSYELVRRYGIRRQQQKVGRELAAGHALKTDNKEVAA